A single region of the Lysinibacillus sp. B2A1 genome encodes:
- a CDS encoding phosphotransferase family protein, translated as MDTIQVRANERLDEVKLQLFLKSQFPDLPEGILEISQFSAGHSNLTYCLKVGDFEAVLRRPPHGPVAKKAHDMKREFTILSALHPFLAAVPKPFVYIEDRDIIGSDFFIMERKKGIVLDTDFPKGIEHSEQLARQISEKMVDSLVALHAIPYQDTMLKDMVKPEGFMERQVLGWIERYDKAKTAQHAEVEALTTWLKDHIPTNSEATIIHYDYKLNNAMFSSDFTEMIGLFDWEMTTVGDPLADLGVAMSYWMHADDPKMLLYALGEPPVTILPGFYTRQEFIQRYAEKSGRDVSAIDYYITFAYFKLAVICQQIYYRYVKGQTKDDRFAQMDKMVAALIQQASKAI; from the coding sequence ATGGATACGATACAGGTAAGGGCAAATGAACGTCTTGATGAAGTGAAATTACAGTTATTTTTAAAAAGTCAATTTCCAGATTTACCAGAAGGAATTCTCGAAATTTCACAATTTAGTGCAGGACATTCAAATTTGACCTATTGTCTAAAAGTAGGTGATTTTGAAGCCGTTCTTCGTCGACCTCCACATGGACCAGTCGCCAAAAAAGCGCATGACATGAAACGTGAATTTACGATTTTATCTGCCTTGCATCCATTTTTAGCTGCTGTACCGAAACCATTTGTTTACATTGAAGACCGAGATATTATCGGCAGTGATTTCTTCATAATGGAACGAAAGAAGGGCATTGTGCTTGATACAGATTTTCCTAAAGGTATTGAGCATAGCGAGCAACTAGCACGCCAGATATCTGAAAAAATGGTTGATTCCCTTGTAGCTCTTCATGCTATTCCATATCAGGATACGATGCTTAAGGATATGGTCAAGCCAGAAGGATTTATGGAGCGGCAGGTACTGGGCTGGATTGAACGCTATGACAAAGCGAAAACAGCACAGCATGCTGAGGTTGAAGCGCTGACAACATGGTTAAAGGACCATATTCCTACTAATAGTGAGGCTACGATTATTCATTATGATTATAAGCTGAATAATGCTATGTTTTCCAGTGATTTTACGGAAATGATTGGACTTTTTGATTGGGAAATGACGACAGTAGGGGACCCATTAGCTGATTTAGGTGTGGCAATGAGCTACTGGATGCATGCGGATGATCCAAAAATGCTATTATACGCACTTGGAGAGCCACCAGTAACAATTTTGCCAGGCTTTTATACACGACAGGAATTTATACAGCGCTATGCAGAGAAAAGTGGACGTGATGTCTCAGCTATTGATTATTACATTACATTTGCTTACTTTAAACTAGCTGTTATTTGTCAGCAAATTTACTACCGCTATGTAAAAGGTCAAACAAAGGATGACCGATTTGCACAGATGGATAAAATGGTAGCCGCACTAATTCAACAAGCTTCTAAGGCAATATAG
- a CDS encoding group-specific protein — MKKYLFTTLPICLGILCLVTKGLIGDELMADGTIVERNFFLIPLSYLFFLSGIISFLFVAILSRKTNIAN; from the coding sequence ATGAAAAAATATTTATTTACTACATTGCCAATTTGTTTAGGGATTTTATGTTTAGTTACAAAGGGACTGATTGGAGATGAATTAATGGCAGATGGAACAATTGTGGAAAGAAATTTCTTTTTAATACCATTAAGTTATTTGTTTTTCCTGAGTGGTATAATTTCATTTTTATTTGTAGCTATTTTATCAAGAAAGACAAATATTGCGAACTAA
- a CDS encoding alpha/beta hydrolase — protein MNNINCEGFDLTYCVKGQGKQIVVIGSSVYYPRLFSENLYKHFQFYFLDHRGFVKSPGELKQEDYTLDKIVEDIEATRQFLKLENFIILGHSGHAFMALAYAKKYPHYIDKVILLNSAPTNSQERQQQSFSYFNETADTERKRQFEHDIAFLEDDIRNDPERRFVHMCLRMGAHSFYDYTFDATDMWEGVYTNMQIIDYLWGVAFAERNLIHLLADVEKPVLVGLGRYDYLVAPVSLWDSIDGLYKNVKKVIFEKSGHNPMYEEPETFDRVLISWINNK, from the coding sequence ATGAATAACATCAATTGTGAAGGCTTTGATTTAACATATTGTGTAAAGGGACAAGGGAAACAAATAGTGGTAATTGGCAGTAGTGTATATTACCCTCGCTTATTCTCTGAAAATCTCTATAAACATTTTCAATTCTACTTTTTAGATCACCGAGGATTTGTGAAATCACCTGGAGAACTAAAACAAGAGGATTATACATTAGATAAAATTGTAGAAGATATTGAGGCTACAAGACAATTTCTCAAGCTAGAGAATTTCATTATTTTAGGACATTCTGGACATGCATTTATGGCCTTAGCCTATGCTAAAAAATATCCTCATTATATAGACAAGGTTATACTCTTGAATTCTGCACCGACAAATAGTCAAGAAAGGCAACAGCAAAGCTTTTCTTATTTTAACGAGACAGCAGATACTGAGCGAAAAAGACAATTTGAGCATGATATTGCATTTTTAGAAGATGATATTCGTAATGACCCTGAAAGACGCTTTGTACATATGTGTCTTCGCATGGGGGCACATAGTTTCTATGATTACACATTTGATGCTACAGATATGTGGGAAGGTGTCTATACAAATATGCAAATCATTGATTATCTTTGGGGAGTAGCCTTTGCTGAACGCAATTTGATTCACTTATTGGCTGATGTAGAAAAACCTGTTCTTGTAGGATTAGGTAGATACGATTACTTAGTTGCTCCTGTTTCACTTTGGGATTCAATAGATGGGCTATACAAAAATGTCAAAAAGGTTATTTTTGAAAAGAGTGGTCACAATCCAATGTATGAAGAACCAGAAACTTTTGATAGAGTGTTAATCAGCTGGATTAATAATAAATAA
- a CDS encoding DNA-binding protein, giving the protein MEPNTPNQIVTQIGLTLKKLRKDRQLNLQELAELTGVSKLTLGNIERGETNPTLGVLWKISTGLSLPLMSLFSTASNVTLSQAGKGLRIVGEQKNWVIEPIFQTTINGVEMYRAYLQPHSIYQPEKHHSDTTEIVSVMTGTITMQVNENLYILNQYDSINFKADGIHTYINNSDSIAVLHIVLKYGI; this is encoded by the coding sequence ATGGAACCAAATACTCCAAATCAAATTGTTACACAAATTGGTCTAACACTAAAAAAACTACGCAAGGATAGACAGTTAAACCTTCAGGAATTAGCAGAATTAACAGGTGTTAGTAAACTTACTCTTGGAAATATTGAACGTGGAGAAACCAATCCTACACTTGGTGTGCTTTGGAAAATTTCAACAGGACTATCACTTCCCCTGATGTCCTTATTTTCAACTGCAAGTAATGTCACGTTATCACAGGCAGGAAAAGGCCTGCGTATTGTTGGAGAGCAAAAAAATTGGGTGATTGAGCCTATATTTCAAACAACTATTAATGGCGTCGAAATGTATCGTGCATATTTACAGCCCCATAGTATCTACCAGCCAGAAAAACATCATTCTGATACAACTGAAATCGTTTCGGTCATGACTGGAACTATTACGATGCAAGTTAACGAGAATTTGTATATATTAAATCAATACGATTCTATCAACTTTAAAGCAGATGGTATTCATACCTATATCAATAACTCAGACAGCATAGCCGTTTTGCATATTGTTCTAAAATACGGTATTTAA
- a CDS encoding alanine acetyltransferase — MNITKVFEEFPILSSTRLELKKIEDRHLQELFDLYDNDKVFEFCGIIPKHNLQTVGKMIGHFDRDYQKKSRVKWGIFQKSQNDTLVGIIEAMDFNQKVDMVTIGYYLAEAYWGTGIATEAVNILVKFLFEEAAINRIQAEVMPLNEPSKKVLLKNGFLKEGLLRQASLWSGKGIVDLEIYGYLKEEYNACK; from the coding sequence ATGAATATAACAAAGGTATTTGAGGAATTTCCAATATTAAGCTCAACAAGGCTAGAGCTAAAAAAAATTGAGGATCGCCATTTACAGGAGCTATTTGACCTTTATGATAACGATAAAGTATTTGAGTTTTGCGGAATTATTCCAAAGCACAATCTTCAAACTGTCGGTAAAATGATTGGTCATTTTGATAGAGACTATCAGAAGAAAAGCAGAGTAAAATGGGGTATTTTCCAAAAATCCCAGAATGATACATTGGTAGGCATTATTGAAGCAATGGATTTTAATCAGAAAGTAGATATGGTAACAATCGGCTACTATTTAGCTGAGGCGTATTGGGGTACAGGCATTGCCACTGAAGCTGTAAACATACTTGTAAAATTTTTATTTGAGGAGGCTGCAATAAATCGAATACAGGCTGAAGTGATGCCACTTAATGAACCGTCGAAAAAGGTACTACTAAAAAATGGCTTCCTCAAAGAAGGGCTATTAAGACAGGCTTCACTATGGTCTGGCAAAGGTATTGTGGATTTAGAAATATACGGCTATCTTAAAGAGGAATATAATGCCTGCAAATAA
- a CDS encoding AraC family transcriptional regulator, translating into MDYFERIQKSIEYIEEHLQDELIITDISAKAYFSAFHFQRIFQAITGFSVQQYSRNRRLSEAAILLETTSNSILDIAIVFQYSSQEAFTRAFVNYIGVTPAKYRKEKSVVPLQSKLNFKDYKIKGDFIMNKPEMIYLQKKLIIGYEYNTSLQDEKYFTDIPGFYINFGKNLYYERIPHKLAPNFAYGISTNFHDNGQFSFIIGEEVTSSTESLDNGFVQFEIPEGKYAVFTMNGTAESIQNTRRYIYGVWLPNSNYERNEGPDFEITDVVNSAYPNDMKMKIYIPIKA; encoded by the coding sequence ATGGATTATTTTGAAAGAATACAAAAATCTATTGAATATATTGAGGAGCATCTACAAGATGAATTAATTATTACTGATATATCAGCAAAGGCTTATTTCTCTGCATTCCATTTTCAAAGAATTTTTCAAGCCATTACTGGTTTTTCAGTTCAGCAGTATAGTCGAAATAGGAGGTTATCTGAGGCAGCCATACTATTAGAAACTACCTCAAACAGTATATTAGACATTGCAATTGTCTTTCAATATAGCTCACAGGAGGCTTTTACGCGAGCTTTTGTCAATTACATTGGTGTGACACCTGCAAAATATCGTAAAGAAAAAAGTGTCGTCCCCCTTCAAAGTAAACTAAACTTTAAGGATTATAAAATAAAGGGAGATTTCATCATGAATAAGCCTGAAATGATTTATTTACAGAAAAAGCTTATTATTGGATATGAATACAATACAAGCTTGCAAGATGAAAAATATTTTACCGATATTCCTGGATTTTATATTAATTTTGGAAAAAATCTATATTATGAGCGAATTCCACATAAACTTGCACCAAATTTTGCTTATGGGATATCCACCAACTTTCATGATAATGGACAATTTTCCTTTATTATTGGCGAAGAAGTAACGAGTAGCACCGAGTCATTGGACAATGGCTTTGTCCAATTTGAAATTCCTGAGGGAAAATATGCGGTATTCACTATGAATGGAACTGCAGAGTCAATTCAAAATACAAGACGTTATATTTACGGAGTTTGGCTACCAAATTCTAATTATGAAAGAAATGAAGGTCCTGATTTTGAAATAACAGATGTAGTCAATTCAGCTTATCCAAACGATATGAAAATGAAAATTTACATTCCAATTAAAGCGTAA
- a CDS encoding class I SAM-dependent methyltransferase — protein sequence MYSYYGPISTELYDLTKPVGHSINGDIEYYLHRLTGTNGKILEAGVGSGRFLVPLLEKGFDVDGIDYSPEMLASCRKRCEERGLKARLYEGNLSNFLLNTKYEAVVMPTGSFCLIEHSKEAMDALTCIYHHLVPGGRLILDLLLPLHWRTGEITTSYYQLSDIEGIALESKSIEMDWSNQTTLTVLKYEKWKNGKLMDTELQRFPLRWYGIEEFQQILKNIGFSNITCSADYTHNKKPSIESGLVTFEAIRK from the coding sequence ATGTATAGTTATTATGGTCCAATAAGCACGGAGCTTTATGATTTAACAAAACCTGTAGGGCATTCTATAAATGGGGATATTGAATATTATCTTCATCGATTAACAGGAACGAATGGTAAGATTCTAGAAGCAGGAGTAGGTTCTGGTCGTTTCCTTGTTCCTTTATTAGAGAAGGGCTTTGATGTAGATGGTATTGATTATTCACCTGAGATGCTAGCCTCTTGTCGAAAACGATGTGAAGAAAGAGGATTAAAGGCAAGGCTTTATGAAGGTAATTTGAGCAATTTTTTATTGAATACCAAGTACGAAGCTGTGGTTATGCCAACAGGATCATTTTGTTTAATTGAGCATTCGAAGGAAGCAATGGATGCATTAACATGTATTTATCATCATCTGGTTCCAGGTGGGCGACTTATATTGGACTTGCTGCTGCCATTACATTGGCGTACAGGAGAAATCACTACCTCCTATTATCAGCTATCAGACATCGAGGGGATAGCGTTAGAAAGTAAATCCATTGAGATGGATTGGAGCAATCAAACCACTCTTACCGTTTTAAAATATGAAAAATGGAAAAATGGTAAATTAATGGATACAGAACTACAGAGATTCCCATTGCGATGGTATGGAATTGAAGAATTTCAACAAATATTAAAAAATATAGGTTTTTCTAATATAACGTGTTCAGCGGATTATACCCATAACAAGAAACCTTCTATTGAAAGTGGATTGGTTACTTTTGAAGCAATTCGTAAGTGA
- a CDS encoding N-acetyltransferase, with product MIVSFWKGQELTLRAIQPEDIVIFDFLDDEILRNMDSIYFPRSVDKMKEWVAEQFSEEDDEFRFIAVDRDNNIVGIIETFDCDLKNGNFDYYLAVFEPYRGKGYAKEMILMVLRFYFSERTYQKVNATVYSFNKPSIRLHEKLGFMKEGQLRKNIFTKGAYYDGICYGMTREEFEQNHRTF from the coding sequence ATGATAGTTAGCTTTTGGAAAGGACAAGAACTTACACTAAGAGCGATACAACCAGAGGACATTGTTATTTTTGATTTTTTAGATGATGAAATTTTACGAAATATGGATTCAATATATTTTCCTCGATCTGTTGATAAGATGAAGGAGTGGGTAGCAGAACAATTTTCTGAAGAAGATGATGAGTTCCGTTTTATTGCTGTAGATAGAGACAATAATATTGTTGGAATAATCGAAACATTTGACTGTGATTTAAAAAATGGTAATTTTGATTATTATTTAGCGGTATTTGAGCCATACAGAGGTAAGGGATATGCGAAAGAAATGATTCTTATGGTACTTCGCTTTTACTTTTCAGAGCGTACATATCAAAAAGTTAATGCAACTGTTTACTCTTTCAATAAGCCATCCATACGCCTACATGAAAAGTTAGGTTTCATGAAAGAGGGGCAACTAAGAAAAAACATTTTCACTAAAGGTGCATATTATGATGGTATTTGCTACGGAATGACAAGAGAAGAATTTGAACAAAATCATAGAACTTTTTAA
- a CDS encoding glycosyl transferase family 2: MSKNKLFIKDVSEKDVKFSVIIPAHNEEKYIGECLESIAKAAQHYKDQVEVIVVLNRCTDRTEEIAKSYNCVTLENNDKNLSKIRNAGAALAKGEILITIDADTRMTEHLLSEVEKHLASNQYIGGGVNGNFERISLGIIVSTMLLIVPLLFKYGFISVGIFWCYKKDFQEIKGFNEKMLMAEDADFAKRLKQWGKLNGKKYGTIKNGMITSCRRFDHYGDWILLKRPGMILAYLRGNNDKAANEAYYDDQAR; encoded by the coding sequence ATGTCCAAAAACAAGCTATTTATTAAGGATGTTTCAGAAAAGGATGTAAAATTTTCCGTAATAATCCCCGCCCACAACGAAGAAAAGTATATAGGAGAATGCCTAGAATCAATTGCAAAGGCTGCACAACATTATAAAGATCAAGTTGAAGTGATCGTTGTACTAAATCGTTGTACCGATAGAACAGAGGAAATTGCTAAGTCATACAATTGTGTGACATTGGAAAATAACGATAAAAATTTATCCAAAATTAGAAATGCAGGAGCTGCACTAGCAAAAGGTGAAATACTGATTACAATTGATGCTGATACTCGAATGACAGAACACTTGTTATCGGAAGTTGAAAAGCACTTAGCATCTAATCAATACATTGGTGGAGGCGTGAACGGAAATTTCGAAAGAATTTCCCTGGGAATAATTGTTTCAACTATGCTATTGATTGTACCTTTATTGTTTAAATATGGATTTATTTCTGTAGGGATTTTTTGGTGCTATAAAAAAGACTTTCAGGAAATTAAAGGTTTTAACGAAAAGATGCTTATGGCAGAAGATGCTGACTTTGCAAAGCGATTAAAACAATGGGGTAAGTTAAATGGGAAAAAATACGGGACAATTAAGAATGGAATGATCACTTCTTGCAGGCGATTTGACCATTATGGGGACTGGATTTTACTTAAACGACCTGGTATGATTTTAGCTTATCTAAGGGGCAATAATGATAAGGCTGCTAATGAAGCCTATTATGACGATCAAGCAAGATGA
- a CDS encoding MBL fold metallo-hydrolase, with protein MQKDMNYGGDYKYIPATSIWSGDGIEVLSDLYQQTIQIVNITLYGDPYKQEFVLIDAGMPKSAHEIIAIAEKRFGANCQPKALILTHGHFDHVGAIIDLIDHWGMPVYAHALELPFLTGKDNYPEADPTVDGGLIAKISSIFPNEAINLGDHIQQLPLDGSVPFMYGFRWIHTPGHTPGHISLFREADRVLIAGDAFVTVKQESLYKVLLQKKEISGPPRYFTTDWPAAWESIKKLEALKPLVAVTGHGLPMKGEELTKNLHKLATEFEQIALPNHSRFLN; from the coding sequence ATGCAAAAGGATATGAATTATGGTGGGGATTATAAATATATACCAGCAACTTCTATATGGAGTGGAGATGGTATTGAAGTTCTATCTGATCTTTATCAACAAACGATTCAAATTGTTAATATTACACTTTATGGAGATCCTTATAAGCAGGAATTTGTTTTAATTGATGCTGGTATGCCAAAAAGTGCTCATGAAATCATTGCTATTGCCGAGAAGAGATTTGGTGCAAATTGTCAACCGAAAGCATTAATTTTAACCCATGGTCATTTTGATCATGTTGGTGCGATTATTGATTTAATTGATCATTGGGGTATGCCAGTCTATGCGCATGCTCTTGAACTACCTTTTCTAACTGGGAAAGATAATTATCCAGAAGCAGATCCTACCGTGGATGGCGGCTTAATTGCAAAGATATCATCTATTTTTCCAAATGAAGCCATCAATTTAGGAGATCATATTCAGCAGCTTCCATTGGATGGTAGTGTACCATTTATGTATGGTTTTCGCTGGATTCACACGCCAGGACATACACCAGGGCATATTTCCTTGTTTCGTGAGGCCGATCGAGTATTGATTGCTGGGGATGCATTTGTTACGGTAAAGCAGGAATCACTCTATAAGGTTTTATTACAGAAAAAAGAAATAAGTGGACCTCCACGCTATTTTACGACAGATTGGCCAGCTGCTTGGGAATCCATCAAAAAATTAGAGGCATTAAAGCCTTTAGTTGCAGTGACAGGACATGGGTTACCCATGAAGGGCGAAGAGCTTACAAAAAATTTGCATAAGCTGGCTACTGAATTCGAACAAATCGCTTTACCGAACCATAGCAGGTTTCTAAATTAA